CTATCTTCACCTCCTGCTTTGCTAGCTCAAATTTTTGTGTTCCAGATATGTGATATATCCTTTTTGCACTTGGCGACAAACGGTGAACCAGCTGGGCAACCTCTTGTTCATGTTCCAAAGATGTTGTCATTGTGAAGATGTAGGTGCCCCCATATCTAGCTTTTAGCTGCAAAACATAACAATAGAAAAATTCCAAGTGTCCAATAGATTAGAATAGTGAAAAAAATGTCACAACGTTCCCTGTCGAGAAACTATTTTTTTTGCGAACATCCATACTGAGAAAGTTGTCAATGAGTGCCCACTACCAGTGTACCTGCCCCTCTTATCTAGAGTGTCCAGTTTTGCATCAAGATATGTCTGAACTTTTTTCCCAACCAAAAAGAAATTTGTACTTGAAATTTTGCAAGAGAGCATGCGACTAGTACACCGTCCATAAAAACTATCTGATTTTTGGGTGCACGAGAAATATATATATAATGCTAATATTATTCTAAAGTCTCTCGTATCCAACATCTATGTTGCACCAAAAATCTAAAATATTTTCTGTAGGCTATAGTATGCATGTGTTGTTTACCTGCAAAGTTTCAAGTTCAAATGTTATTTTACTTGGAACAACCAAAAATGAGAAGTTTCTATAGTGGGAGAGCGCAAATCTTTATAAAAGGTTGTATGGCAAAGATAGGAGGTGCATCTACATGGGGGCTCAAAAAATTCACTCTCTTCGGATAGGGTAATTTACCTCTTTTGGATTTGCAATGCATCGGAAACCACCATTAACAAAAATACCGAGTCTATCACATACTATCTCTGCCTCCTCCATTGAATGTGCTGCCAAAAAACATACTTGTGATTCACAATGTAGGTATATATCGAAGTAATGAAGAGATGACTAGGAAAGTTGAATACTTGTAAGAATAATGGCTCGGTTTTTCTTTGCCTCCTTCACAACACTCCACAGTTTATTTCTTGAGGCTGGATCTAGTCCAGTGCTTGGCTCGTCCATGAAAACAACCTAAGATATATGCAATTTTCAGTGACGGGTTCAATTATAGTTTGTCCAGCCGAGAACATAACATGAATCAAATTCGTACTTTGGGATCCCCAATCAAAGAGATTGCGACACTTAGCCTTCGTTTCATGCCCCCACTATACTTTCTCACTTGCTTATCGCCGATACCGCCATGGAATAGATTAACACTCTTCAGAGAATAATCAATTGCCTGATAGCACAACACAACTTACAATTCACATACTCATCTAGAATTTTACTACATGACAGAACCAATGAACGTAAAATATAGCACCACTTTTCACAATGAGAtaaataatagtaataataattaTATTGGTGCACACATGTAAAAGTAGTATAACTATACCTTCAGTAATTCAACACCTTTAAGATTCTTTAGTCTCCCATAAAATAACAGATGCTCTTTTCCCGTTAATGTTTCCCAAAGTAAGCTGCATTTCATAAAGCAATAGCATTTTTGCAATATAGTGTGCATGGAGAGCTATGCCAAAATAATACAATTAGATTAATTTTAGATCAAGGTCTCACTCGTGTTGTGGGCAGACACCCATATTTGTGTAGATGGCATCCATATCAGTCCGTATATCCATTCCATGGACATAAGCAGTACCAGATGTGGGTGGAATGAGACCAGTCATCTATGAGAAAAGGAAAATATAACACTAATGCGTGAATATGTTGGCTCACTTTCGTTCAAAATTAAAAGTGGATGCACAGTAGGTCTTGTCACATTACCATACTGATGAAGGATGTTTTCCCAGCCCCATTCGGGCCAAGTATTCCAAAACATTGGCCTTTTGGGATGGCAAGGGACAACCCACGAACTGCAAGCTTGTCAGGGTTCCCATCCATTCCATGATACACCTTTTTTAGGTTATCACATATAGTAGCATAGTTTGAATTAGGTTCCAACAGAAGATGGTCAACTACCTCTCTCTAAAAATAATAAGAAACAAATTATCAACATATACATATATTGTCAGGGCCTCCCCATACAAAAGATGAATGGGTATCTTTAAGAAATATGCAATAGTTTAACCTACCTCTAGAGTAGCGTCAGGGTTCTCCATTTCAACTAGTACATTAGATCCTAGTCGCCCAAAGCTATATCTCTTGAATGATACTGCTCGCATTCTAAAACATTTAAAGAAGACTAACATCCTTTTTCGAAGTCTCCCATCCAATAATGAAACATTATCGAAATAAAATGCCAATGGGAGAAGTATTGCCCACTCGATAACCATAATAATCAATATGGTACGCATTCCATTGACCGGATCACTCAAATTAGCCCACTTCATACCACCTGTTCCATTTTCATTTCCAGAGAATGCACTAAACTCGTATAATCCTCGGTAAAGTGAAAATCCAGGGATCATCTGCATGACTACTATCGAACCCTCTGTATGTGAAAACAAAGCTTTCATGCATATGGTCTTGAGAAAGTTGTCAAATCTACTCTTCTGTTTCAACTTAATTGAACTTCTAGTTTTGTCTTAAGTCAACCTTTTTAAAATTCAAAAAAGGTGATGAgcagtaaattcaaaaaataccaaaaaaatctgaaattttgggACATCAAAAGTGATCAAACATCCAATGTTCTTGCAAGTCTATTAAAAAATATTACTATCTACAACATCAAATATGTATTGTAAGGAAATATAtttgatgatgaatctgatgaaactAATTTGATGTTAAAGATGCTGATATATGTTTCTATAAACCTGGCCAAACTTATTCAATCTTGACTTAGGACAAAGTTAGAACTTCAATTAATTTTGTACGCAGGAAGTAAATAAGAAAGAAACGTACTCGGGAAACTTGTATCCTCAATGAAAAAATGCAGAAGAAACCCCCCTAGTAAACCAGAACCAAATACATAGATGTAACCAACCACTGCAGCATAACAATTTCTTAGATTAGTTAGTCACAGTATTATAAGCACTGCCTATTTACTTTAGGCCTTACATGTTTTAGACACTGACCTGTGGCTATTTTGACAGAAGAAAAGAAGGATGACGCGAAAAATGCAAGTACAATCTGCACATTTATGTGTATTAAGTAGAAAACAAACTGAATGCTATAGTCATTTTTTGTAAACAAACGCAAACCTGCACAAAATAAAACAGATTTAAAATAGAGTAAGTTAGTTTGAAACACATGCTATACCTTGATGAAGTTTCTAGACATTTACCTATCAAGGAGCCAaaaatgacaaacaatatcatatAGACAGCTGATAGACCGAAGAAGTAAGCATAATTTATCATCCAGTAAGGACCATCTTTCAAACCATGCATCTTCATCATAATTTTAAGCTTCTGTTGCTTCTCATACACGAGATATGTTAGCATAACCTGTAAATGGTATAGTACCAAATGATCATTTTACCCATTTTGAGAACTTAATTACAGAAGGTCGTCTCATACTCACCGGAAAGATTAGTTCCACAATCCATGTGAATAATAGTGTACTAAGAATAGAATTAATTTGAACTTTTAACTTTGATCCTACTTTAGGCATATCTTTAACATATTCGAGCAACATTTTCGCTCCACTTCCTTTGAGGAATTTGATGTATGCATTGGACGCCTATAAAAAAAAGTACAACTCATTTTAATAGTTGCAACACAAATGAAATGCACATGAAGTTGTGCAGTAGTTCAAAGCACATACCATGTTGACCAAGCGTGGAACTCGTAATATTGCAATGGGTGAATACGCAACCTTTCTGTTATAggtagaattgaaccaaatatTAATGTCAAGACTGTCCTTGCTTGTGTTCAAGAAGTCGTAACCTGTGAAGGGAAAAATAATGCACGCAGAAGAAAAGGAGTCAAGGAATGCTAAACATTTTACCGGACAAGATCAGTAGATTATATCACCTGCAACAAATTCAtttgtctttcctcctccacttcCTCGTTGTCTATAACCCTTAAATAGTTCATCATTGATGACCGACGCACTTTTACGCCATAAGGATAAACCTTGAATGCAGTCCACATCTGGACATTCAAGGAACATTGGAAACAATAATATTAGCAGGCTGGGGATACAAAATATATGAAATCCTCCAATAACTTATTCTTGGAAAAGGAAAAAAACTCAAACGTCAAATTGTAGAAGTGCCAATTAAGAGTTCTGTAATGAAAAAAATTACTTGCTAACCAATCATAGCTTAGATCCTAGTTTTCTAGGGAAATGTCTCAAATACCAGCTACTGTCCCCAACCATTTATATCTTCATAGAGCACTTTAGGATAAATATGAGTATACAGATATTGTATGTACGTACAACAAGAACAGAAGATAAATATGAagcatcacacacacacacacacacacagagacttTGCATGTTTGTTCAGATTAAAATATTATACAACTTATTGTATATACAACATAATATGATTCTTCTGTTGAAAGTTAGCTGGGCTTTCGGCTCATATAACAAATACTTCCGGGAAACAAAGGCCCATTAGTGCCTTCATGACATGGTCGAAAATTTAGTCCCACCAAACGAAGGAGAGTATAGTCGCGAAGGttggttgtttcatgatgctggtAGCTCGAATACAGTGGACTCGGCAAAGCAATGGACTAATCTATGGGGCTCACAGATTCCTTCAACGCTCAAAGTCTTTCTTTGGCGCTTGGCTAAACATTCGATACCCACCTTTGACGTACTGGAGCATAGAAACATGGCCGACTCTGCATGCTGCCCTCTTTGCGGGGCTCCTGATTCATGGCGCCATGCTCTTCTGGACTGCTCTCCAGCAAGATGTGTATGGGCATTGGCCAATGAGACGATGGTGCAGAAGATGACTGAAGTTACAGACACACATGCAAAGCAATGGATTTCAGCTATGCAGGACCTGTTATCGCACGTGGAATACACTGAGATGGTTGTGACACTTTGGGCAGTGTGGTATTCCAGAAGAAAAGCTGTTTATGAGCATGATTTTCAGGCACCCTTGGAAACACATCACTTCATCAGAAGGTATATTCTTGAACTGGGAAACATAGAACAGAAGTTGAAGCCCACACAAACAGTGTAAAACAGAATTTTGGTGAAAGAGCCATGGGTTAGGCCACCACAAGGTATATGCAAGTTTAATGTTGATGGTGCTGTATCAAAGAGAGGTAACAGAGGGACATCAGCTGTGGTGTGTCGAGATGATCAAGGAATTTATATGGGATCGTCGTCAATTACTTTTCCTGGAATTCTGGATGCACCTACGTTGGAGATACTTGCATGTAGAGAGGCACTAGCACTTGCTTTGGATTTTCAAATCCGGGAAGTCTTGGTGTCCTCGGACTGTTCTACAGCCGTCAAGGAGGTGAATGCAGGAGAGGCAGGACGTTGTGCTGCTATCATTAAAGAAATCAATGAAAGATCAAAGGAGTTTGAGAGTTGTATTTTCATTCATGAGAGAAGAAGCAGAAACCTTGAAGCGGATGCTTTAGCTAAATTTTCCCTTTCTTTGGATATAGGTAGACATGTTTGGTTTGCTCAACCACATGATATTGTAACGATTCCGGTGAACTTATTTGAATGAGAATCGTTTTTACCCCTAAAAAAAAACCAAACGAAGGAGAGTTTGAACAAACATATAAGAAACTATTTTCCACATCCTAGTGGAGCATGAGAAGGGAGTGGTACATATGTGCTCCTCCTCTGCCGCTCTACTCCCCACTCCTCGCGTGCAGATCGTGTCTTTTGCACGAGCCGAGCTTAGATTATGTCTGTGCGCTTTATCTGAGTAAATTACACCCATTGTCCTTGTACTAGTTGGCGCATAACTTGATGGTCCTAGAATTGGTGGAACGCTCCAACACATTCCTCAAAGACGAGAATATATTACACGTATGATCCTGACTACGTCACCTGATACGCACGGTGTGTGCGGGCCCACGTGTCAGCATGAGAGTGAGAAAGAATAGCAAAATAAATTACAGGACGGACTCCGCTCACTAGCGACCACACAGGCTAACCACAACGCCCAATTCTGATTCGCTAATACtctctccgtcccataatataatataaaagcgttttttACACCAGTAGTAATGAGCTCAAAAGCTATAGGCGCTTGTGTACCTCTTCAAGCAATTATCATGACATCCCTTTTCTAACTGTTTTTCTTTTCAAGTTcatgtttatttttattttttcccatTTGAAAAAATAAATGTAAGAAAAAATTACACTCACCATGAAACTTAAAGAAAGTGTTTGTGCCTTTGCAAAAAAACAATGATCAACATGTTTTTGAAAAACGTTTCCCTGTGTTAAAAAATTGTCACCGTGTATTTCAAAAACTTTTGTCGTGCATTTCACAT
The Aegilops tauschii subsp. strangulata cultivar AL8/78 chromosome 3, Aet v6.0, whole genome shotgun sequence genome window above contains:
- the LOC109759925 gene encoding ABC transporter A family member 8, giving the protein MFLECPDVDCIQGLSLWRKSASVINDELFKGYRQRGSGGGKTNEFVAGYDFLNTSKDSLDINIWFNSTYNRKVAYSPIAILRVPRLVNMASNAYIKFLKGSGAKMLLEYVKDMPKVGSKLKVQINSILSTLLFTWIVELIFPVMLTYLVYEKQQKLKIMMKMHGLKDGPYWMINYAYFFGLSAVYMILFVIFGSLIGLRLFTKNDYSIQFVFYLIHINVQIVLAFFASSFFSSVKIATVVGYIYVFGSGLLGGFLLHFFIEDTSFPKGSIVVMQMIPGFSLYRGLYEFSAFSGNENGTGGMKWANLSDPVNGMRTILIIMVIEWAILLPLAFYFDNVSLLDGRLRKRMLVFFKCFRMRAVSFKRYSFGRLGSNVLVEMENPDATLEREVVDHLLLEPNSNYATICDNLKKVYHGMDGNPDKLAVRGLSLAIPKGQCFGILGPNGAGKTSFISMMTGLIPPTSGTAYVHGMDIRTDMDAIYTNMGVCPQHDLLWETLTGKEHLLFYGRLKNLKGVELLKAIDYSLKSVNLFHGGIGDKQVRKYSGGMKRRLSVAISLIGDPKVVFMDEPSTGLDPASRNKLWSVVKEAKKNRAIILTTHSMEEAEIVCDRLGIFVNGGFRCIANPKELKARYGGTYIFTMTTSLEHEQEVAQLVHRLSPSAKRIYHISGTQKFELAKQEVKIANVFHEVESAKCRFNIHAWGLTDTTLEDVFIKVAKGA